In Candidatus Melainabacteria bacterium, a single genomic region encodes these proteins:
- the narH gene encoding nitrate reductase subunit beta, producing the protein MTDVRAQVGVVFHLDKCIGCHTCSVSCKNIWTDREGTEYMWWNNVETKPGTGFPIKWEDQEKYNGGWELVKDKLKLKKTDNKLQSLLQLFYDPNMPGLDDYYEPWTYKYEDLFNAPLSDDQPTAIPISKITGEQVEIKAGPNWDDDLGGSNLYAKNDPNLQSLSQDERDLMMEIENISMMYLPRICNHCVNPSCVAACPSGALYKRGEDGIVLVNQNKCRGWRACIVACPYKKMYYNWKTGKAEKCILCYPRLETGQPPSCFQSCVGRIRYLGVLLYDAEQIQEAMKVPEHSLVESQRKIILNPYDPKIIEAAKANGISDNFLDAACNSPVYKYVVEWKLALPLHPEYRTSPMLFYVPPLLPVLGKVVNRLYDHSAKEFFTSLEHARLSIKYLAKLFSAGNEEIITYALKKMMAVRYFKRMQQLGDLDNGKVYEIMREAYLTENEAEEIYKITSLATVNERFVLPPIQREEAMVTKEPEVCKGCTGYGEIKEPRRGF; encoded by the coding sequence ATGACGGATGTAAGAGCACAAGTAGGAGTAGTATTTCACTTAGATAAATGTATAGGTTGTCACACATGTAGTGTCTCCTGTAAAAATATCTGGACTGATCGTGAAGGTACAGAATATATGTGGTGGAATAATGTAGAAACCAAGCCAGGAACAGGTTTCCCTATTAAATGGGAAGATCAAGAAAAGTACAATGGTGGATGGGAATTAGTTAAAGATAAACTTAAACTAAAAAAAACAGATAACAAATTACAAAGTTTATTACAGTTATTTTATGATCCAAATATGCCTGGTCTTGATGATTATTACGAACCGTGGACATATAAATATGAAGATTTATTTAATGCACCTTTAAGTGATGATCAACCAACTGCAATTCCAATATCAAAAATAACAGGAGAACAAGTAGAGATTAAAGCTGGGCCAAACTGGGATGATGATCTTGGTGGCTCAAACCTTTATGCAAAAAATGATCCTAATCTTCAAAGTTTATCTCAGGATGAACGAGACTTAATGATGGAAATTGAAAATATTTCAATGATGTATCTCCCAAGAATTTGTAATCATTGTGTGAACCCCTCTTGTGTAGCAGCTTGTCCATCAGGAGCACTTTATAAAAGAGGAGAAGATGGTATTGTACTTGTTAATCAGAATAAATGCAGAGGCTGGCGTGCTTGTATTGTAGCTTGCCCATACAAAAAAATGTATTATAACTGGAAAACAGGAAAAGCTGAAAAATGCATATTATGCTATCCAAGACTTGAAACAGGGCAGCCTCCTTCATGTTTCCAATCATGTGTTGGGCGAATAAGATATTTAGGAGTTTTACTTTATGACGCAGAACAAATACAAGAAGCAATGAAAGTTCCAGAACATAGCTTAGTTGAGTCTCAAAGAAAAATAATCTTAAATCCATATGATCCAAAGATTATAGAAGCTGCTAAAGCAAATGGAATAAGTGACAATTTCCTTGATGCTGCTTGTAATTCGCCTGTCTATAAATATGTTGTTGAATGGAAATTAGCTCTACCATTACATCCAGAGTATAGAACATCACCAATGCTTTTTTATGTCCCTCCATTACTTCCTGTTTTAGGAAAAGTTGTAAACAGATTATATGATCATTCAGCCAAAGAATTTTTTACAAGCTTAGAACATGCAAGACTTTCCATAAAATATCTTGCAAAATTATTTAGTGCAGGAAATGAAGAAATTATTACTTATGCATTAAAGAAAATGATGGCTGTACGTTATTTTAAAAGGATGCAGCAGTTAGGAGATCTAGATAACGGTAAAGTGTATGAAATAATGAGAGAAGCATATCTTACTGAAAATGAAGCTGAAGAAATATATAAAATAACTTCTCTTGCAACTGTAAACGAAAGATTTGTCTTACCACCAATTCAAAGAGAAGAAGCAATGGTTACTAAAGAACCAGAAGTTTGTAAGGGCTGCACAGGATATGGAGAGATAAAAGAGCCAAGGAGAGGATTTTAA